One Nicotiana tomentosiformis chromosome 4, ASM39032v3, whole genome shotgun sequence genomic window carries:
- the LOC104093266 gene encoding cytochrome P450 81C13-like has protein sequence MQNLYYSYYPEIFLFFLVILLLKHFLHPRKHLPPSPLSLPIIGHLYLIKNSLHQTLTTLSTKYGPVLYLRFGCRNLLVVSSPSAVEECFTKNDIIFANRPRSMLGDRVSFNYTAIFWAPYGNLWRVLRRQTAVELFSSNSLQKSSVIRNEELGILIRSLFKASSDSTRGSTRSVNLSHWAFAFAFNVMMRIGTGKCCVSEEDIGKEKGVKTIEEMRDFFFANLLVLNVCDFLPVLKWFGYKGIEKKMVLTNMKRNEFVSSLLDEFRQKKRTTITVSESVSTADVITKENKKKTLVETLLSLQESEPEFYTDDLIKSLLVVLFVAGTETTSMTIQWAMRLLLAHPQAFTKLRAEIDSKVGNERLLNESDLSKLPYLRSVINETLRLYPPVPLLLPHFSSEDCTVAGYQVPKHTILMINAWAIHRDPKLWDEPEKFKPERFEAMDLGEKEGFNYKFIPFGMGRRACSGANMGLRTVSLMLGSLIQWFDWKNVEEENNLDACYINSKVNLNKDKPLESICIPRQNCIQLLSQL, from the exons ATGCAAAACCTATATTACTCTTACTACCCAGAGATCTTTCTGTTTTTTCTTGTCATTTTACTACTAAAACATTTTCTTCATCCCAGGAAACATTTACCACCTAGTCCTTTGTCTCTCCCAATAATCGGTCATCTTTACCTTATAAAAAATTCCCTACACCAGACTTTAACCACCTTATCAACTAAATATGGACCGGTTTTATATCTTCGGTTCGGCTGCCGAAATTTACTGGTTGTATCTTCCCCATCTGCCGTGGAAGAATGCTTTACTAAAAACGATATCATATTTGCGAACCGGCCACGTAGCATGCTAGGAGACCGGGTTTCTTTTAATTATACAGCTATTTTCTGGGCTCCTTACGGCAATCTCTGGAGAGTTCTCCGCCGCCAAACGGCGGTTGAGTTATTCTCTTCTAATAGTCTTCAAAAGTCTTCTGTAATTCGGAACGAAGAACTTGGAATCTTAATTCGCTCTTTGTTTAAAGCCAGCTCCGACAGTACACGTGGCAGCACAAGATCAGTTAACTTGAGCCATTGGGCTTTTGCTTTTGCTTTTAACGTTATGATGAGAATTGGTACTGGAAAATGTTGTGTAAGTGAGGAAGATATAGGAAAAGAGAAGGGGGTTAAAACTATTGAAGAGATGAGGGACTTTTTCTTTGCCAACTTGTTGGTTTTGAACGTGTGTGATTTCTTACCAGTGTTGAAATGGTTTGGGTACAAAGGGATTGAGAAAAAGATGGTATTAACGAACATGAAGAGAAATGAATTCGTGAGCAGCTTACTTGACGAATTTCGACAGAAGAAAAGAACTACAATTACTGTTTCAGAGTCCGTTAGTACTGCTGATGTAATTACCaaggagaataagaagaagacGCTGGTTGAAACTCTCTTGTCTCTACAAGAATCTGAACCTGAATTCTACACAGATGATCTTATTAAAAGCCTTCTAGTG GTTTTGTTTGTTGCGGGAACAGAGACCACATCAATGACCATTCAATGGGCAATGCGACTTCTTTTAGCTCACCCTCAGGCATTTACAAAACTGAGAGCTGAGATTGATAGCAAAGTGGGGAACGAGCGATTGCTAAATGAATCTGATCTCTCCAAACTTCCTTATTTGCGGAGTGTAATAAACGAGACACTGAGGTTGTACCCTCCAGTACCACTTCTATTGCCTCACTTCTCGTCAGAAGATTGTACTGTTGCGGGATATCAAGTACCAAAACATACGATCCTAATGATTAACGCTTGGGCTATCCATAGGGATCCCAAATTATGGGACGAGCCTGAAAAGTTCAAACCAGAGCGATTTGAGGCAATGGACTTAGGGGAAAAAGAAGGATTTAATTATAAGTTTATACCATTTGGAATGGGAAGAAGAGCATGTTCTGGAGCCAATATGGGTTTGCGCACTGTTTCCTTGATGTTGGGTTCATTGATTCAGTGGTTTGACTGGAAAAATGTTGAAGAGGAAAATAACCTGGATGCTTGCTATATTAATTCTAAGGTAAATTTGAATAAGGATAAGCCTTTGGAATCTATTTGTATTCCGCGACAGAATTGTATTCAACTCCTTTCGCAGCTCTGA